A single region of the Penaeus monodon isolate SGIC_2016 chromosome 18, NSTDA_Pmon_1, whole genome shotgun sequence genome encodes:
- the LOC119584469 gene encoding probable proline--tRNA ligase, mitochondrial: protein MRGTQVRTMLLASVYRPFSFLRMHHHRVSQLFQPLTVIPRDATLKQEETSSQSQKLMVNCGILNSRSNGMYAFLPLGQRALMKLTKVIDEEMASVNAQRLSLPLLTQGQLWKKTGRWESTGQELMKVKDRHEKDYVLSPTHEEAIVNLIADIYPFSHRQLPLRLYQITSKIRDEMKPRFGLLRCKEFLMKDLYTFDESEEAAVSTYVEVCKAYDRVFQRIGVPFIKVEGDCGNIGGSFSHEYHYPAAIGEDTLLLCQKCGTATNAELLTDSSHVCSGCGEHLTKTMGIEVGHTFCLGTKYSKPLNCCYQNEKGKPSLMQMGCYGLGVSRILAATVEVLSQGEQIRWPWILAPYKVCIISPKKGSKEAKAVSWVNHLAKVISNIPSLQDDVIIDDRETLTIGKRVLEAKKTGYPIIIVVGKKACESVPLFEVINVVKESTENLTQRQVLKYIRESVKHCSA, encoded by the exons ATGCGGGGAACACAAGTGAGAACCATGCTCTTAGCAAGTGTTTATaggcctttttccttcctccgaaTGCACCATCATAGAGTATCACAGTTGTTCCAGCCCTTGACGGTAATACCCAGAGATGCTACGTTGAAGCAGGAAGAAACATCGTCACAGTCTCAGAAG CTGATGGTTAACTGTGGTATCCTAAATTCACGTAGTAATGGTATGTATGCCTTCTTGCCACTAGGCCAACGAGCTCTTATGAAACTAACGAAGGTGATTGATGAGGAAATGGCATCTGTCAATGCTCAAAGACTTTCTTTACCTCTTCTGACTCAAGGCCAACTTTGGAAGAAAACAG GAAGATGGGAGTCAACAGGTCAAGAACTGATGAAGGTGAAAGATAGACATGAAAAGGATTATGTTCTAAGTCct ACCCATGAAGAGGCTATAGTCAACTTAATTGCTGATATTTATCCCTTTTCACATCGGCAATTACCTCTTCGTCTCTACCAGATAACAAGTAAAATTCGGGATGAGATGAAGCCCAGATTTGGACTCTTAAG gtGCAAGGAGTTTCTCATGAAAGATCTATACACTTTTGATGAATCAGAGGAGGCTGCTGTTTCAACGTATGTGGAAGTGTGCAAAGCTTACGACCGAGTTTTTCAACGAATTGGAGTTCCATTTATCAAAG tggaaGGTGATTGTGGGAACATTGGTGGCAGTTTTTCTCATGAGTACCATTATCCAGCAGCAATAGGTGAAGACACACTTCTTCTTTGCCAGAAATGTGGAACTGCAACTAATGCAGAGCTCTTGACAGATTCCTCCCATGTTTGTTCTGGTTGTGGGGAGCATTTGACCAAAACCATGGGGATTGAG GTGGGTCATACATTCTGTCTGGGAACAAAGTACTCGAAACCATTGAACTGTTGCTatcagaatgaaaaaggaaaaccttCATTGATGCAAATGGGCTGTTATGGCCTTGGAGTATCACGTATTCTGGCTGCAACTGTTGAGGTTTTATCACAAGGGGAACAGATCAGATGGCCCTGGATTCTTGCTCCATATAAAGTGTGCATCATTAGCCCAAAG AAAGGAAGCAAAGAAGCAAAGGCAGTGTCATGGGTGAATCATCTGGCAAAGGTGATCAGCAACATTCCCTCTTTGCAAGATGATGTTATCATAGATGACAGAGAAACGTTGACAATTGGGAAACGTGTTTTGGAAGCCAAGAAGACAGGATatcccattatcattgttgttgggaAAAAAGCCTGTGAATCAGTTCCCTTGTTTGAAGTAATTAATGTGGTAAAAGAATCAACAGAAAATCTGACCCAAAGACAAGTACTTAAATACATTAGAGAATCCGTAAAGCACTGTAGTGCTTAG